Genomic window (Arachis hypogaea cultivar Tifrunner chromosome 13, arahy.Tifrunner.gnm2.J5K5, whole genome shotgun sequence):
TTTCAGGTAATTAGTGTTTTTCCTCTGTTGTTGTAAGCATAATTAACCAAATGATGCACAAAGAAAGCCTTGATAAATTTGACAGGTGAGGATGAAAGCAAGATATCTTTTGGACAACTGAAAAGATTTTCATGGCGAGAACTCCAAGTTGCTACAAAAAGCTTCAGTGAAAGCAATGTAATAGGGCAGGGAGGATTTGGAAAAGTGTACAAAGGTATACTGTTGGATAATACCAAAATCGCCGTGAAACGCCTCACTGATTATCATAATCCCGGCGGAGAGGCCGCATTCGAGAGAGAAGTTCATCTTATAAGCGTTGCAGTTCATAGAAACCTCCTCAGACTAATTGGATTCTGTACAACCTCAACTGAGAGAATCCTAGTATACCCTTTCATGGAGAATCTAAGTGTAGCATATAGACTAAGAGGTAAAAATGATGACTGTTGCAGTAATTTGTTTACATTTTGATGGAGCAGCATAATAATTTGTGAATGGTATGGCTTGGCTAGATTTGAAAGCAGATGAGAAAGGTTTGGATTGGGGTGCAAGAAAGCGAGTGGCTTTTGGTACAGCACATGGTTTGGAGTATCTGCACGAACAATGCAACCCCAAGATAATACATCGCGATCTGAAGGCAGCAAACATCCTACTAGATGATGAGTTTGAAGCAGTACTTGGTGATTTCGGGCTAGCCAAGCTTGTTGACACAAGAATGACCCATGTTACCACTCAAGTCCGCGGCACAATGGGTCATATAGCCCCTGAATACTTGTCCACTGGAAAATCATCCGAAAAGACTGATGTCTTTGGATATGGCATCACACTTCTTGAACTAGTCACCGGCCAGCGCGCAGTAGACCTCTCTaggcttgaagaagaagaggatgttCTTCTAATTGATCATGTAactttactattattatttgttaagCACTTGGTGATATCTGGATGCAGTTTATTTGAGAATTGATGTTGTGTATGGACAGGTTAAGAAGCTTCTGAAGGAGAACAGGTTGGAGGACATAGTGGATAGAAACTTGGAGAGTTATGATCCGAAAGAAGTGGAGAGAATTCTTCAGGTTGCATTGTTGTGCACACAATGCTACCCTGAGGATCGACCAATCATGTCTGAGGTTGTGAAAATGCTGCAGGGAGTGGGGTTAGCTGATAGATGGGCAGATTGGAAGCAAGTTGAAGATGCAAGGACTCATGAACAATTCTCACAAACCACTCATCAATTTCCTTGGAGTGATGAATCCACCCATGAACAAGAGGCAATTCAGCTTTCCAGGGCAAGATAAATAGATAATCAATTTTGGACCCTTCTTTAATTTCTATCATAGATTACATCATCTACAACTATGTACCATAAATAACGTTTTCATTAGCTTTTGTAACATTCCGATAACTCTTATGCTTCCTAATAGTTGCTCtagtcttttctttcttttatttattatacaaTCTTCTTGATGttacttaggtagcgtttgttttgaggtactgagacagagactgaaagactgagactcagtgtcgtgtttgttagttcagagactggtactaaaatttctgtctctgtctctaaaatttcagtatttcagtacctccaaaaagtagggacacaggggactgaaatttttagagatagagactgaaactttaataacattttatacctaacatatttttatttcaattaattaattccaattttacattttgtgtaaattaaattagagtttcattattgtttcaattcctgtctcctattttacaccaaacaaaatactgagatttatttcaatccatgtctcttagtctctgtctctcagtctcagtctttccgtctctgtctctccaccaaacactacCTTAGGATTATAACTATTATATTATGTGTGTCAACATGATGTGATTGATTGTCAAAGAAAAATCACATTCTACTTTAAAATATTCAATCAGtcttaaaaaaactttttttctttttgttgcacCACATAATTTTAGTCCACTCATTCACCGCAAAATAGATATTCTCGTAGCTTGGGCTGGAATATGGATCATAGTcattcattctttcacaataatAAGTAATAACAGTATTGTTGTCCTCTATTTCATGAAATTTAGCAAACCAGTCCTCCTTTTAAATCCTTTTGCGAATAACGGCTTCACGTAAAATTTTTATCTATGGATAATTGGATAGTGAACCTTCTTTTTACCCATTCCATAACCTACaattaaatatcaatataataataaataaataatgagtttaacttaatagtataaaatattttacatagttGTCTAATCATATCGATTCTTTTAAATAATCATTTATGCATTCAAAgtgaatattatttttgttaacgtgATATTATGTGTTTAGATATATGTTTAAACtatttacataaaaattaaatttataaataaataaaattttgtaattgATAATATatcacattttaaatttttaactattatttcaCGGCCTATTGCAAATACTCTACATGGGATGGAAGTTTAGTACTCAGATCCATAATAAAGAGTTCAGATTTCAGAAATATTGGCCCAATCTTCAAAATATTAAATGGGCCATAAACCATGATGGAGTGACCGTTGATCATCTTATTATAACAATTTAAACATTTAAAAAGAGTGGTTGGGGCATGTGTAGTGGGAAAGCTGTTTGCCTCAAATACAGCCACACCAAGTTCGAGTCCTAGTTTTTGCTAGGTTTGTATGACAAAAAAAACCATTTAAAAGAAAGTCCAGTccaaaaataaaacattttaagCAGGTTGGAGTGTTGGAGTAAGTAGAAGAAATAGACAGCACAGGCGAGGGGACTGGGTGGTCCATTGGTCGGTGGCAATGTGGCATACTAATACTGGCAACCCCCTTCCTAcgcttttctttttcacttaaaaaaatCGTTTCAAAATGGGTGACAAATGAAGGAATTATGTTCACTCGTTGTGCCATCATAACACAACTGTGCTGAATTTGAACAATTCATTTTCATTgcaacctttttttttatttaccagtTCCATAGCATTACCACATATATATCTTGTGACATCACGTCTTTCTTGCTTTAAAAAACAAAGcatgatttaaattaaattcttCTCCATAATGCTAATGGGGCTCCATTTGGCACCGGCAAATGATACATGATCACTCATATTATATATCCCCCTTCACTTTAGCATCATCACAAACAATATAACCAAGACTATCATATTTTTTAGtaacttaaaagaaaataaataacaactaaaaaataaataaataaataaataattgcttAAAAAAGATAGTCCCGCTAAATACTATTCTTAAACTCCTTTCAAGGCAACAGAAGCTCTATTTGGAGAGAAAGGATCCTCATTGCAGTCTTTGTCATGATGTCTGttactgtatttgcatctctcaaaATCAACCGAAAATCAGTacgccatttccaagacatgatatctcgaatttttaacaccaaaggatcaataaacccagagcaatcctgtaaattattgacaatagtaaaagcctccacagagtctgtctcacatataatgtctctttgtcccgagtcccatactaaaagaaagcctctccaaatagcaaacaactctccttgcaaaatgctacgactctcaattgttcacagacagcctcgttgccaccttcccttccaatctctgctaacacaagcaaaaccaactcgagcaccaTTGTCAagatagctagcatcacaattaatcttaaaggtacccactgagggaaatccaagagccactaatggtgGAAGGAATAAAcagtcgttgcaactcaaaaatatttcgaagctccttttccaaggacaaagccataccaattaccttgtctgtggtccaatgctcatgaggatgaaagatctcgttattTCTCGAATgccaaatccaccagagaccagaaaagaatctaaaggggcgctgtttgctgttatgtaagaaccaactcatcaaatccactggTTGTTCGGAGATCCCTAAAGCTTGCTAAACTAGttgggcttttggacaatcctGAATACAATGTAAAATCGATTCCTGACCTGAGAAACATCGTGGATAGCTATCCATGTGCGAAATGCCCCTCATAAAACGAAAtgcagcagtaggaagagcctcccgaagacatagccaagccaaaaatttgtgcttttccggaatatgttgacgccaaagccaaagccaattacccctatcctcccaactaaacatcttcttaTTGAACCACAAATAACCACTACGAGAATCATAAACCTTTGAAGCCGCACCAGTCCAACACCAACCGACCTGTGAACCAGCTTGAACATCCGGGTTGTAAGAGTTAATATTGTTCTGCAGAGACTAATTCAgaggagaatagatattctcaaggttccaTTGTCCATatgaccaaaggtccaagatcctGAGATCCGAATCAGAAATGTAAACATAATCTATCTCCTGACACAGTCGCCCCTCTCTTCttcatttagaaaaccaaaagttctgtTCCAAATCTCCAATGCACCAAATAAAACCTTCCTTCAGGATATCCCAGGctcgacatatactcttccaaacataagatcTCCTTCTTCGAGACCGACTGAaacaatcatccttagaagaatagtatttctccgtCAACAGTTGAACCCATAGCTTATGCGGATGGTGAAAAAATTGCCAAACTAGCTTTCTAAGAAGAGAAATATTAGCACAAAAAGGGTCTCTAATTTCCAGACCTCCAAACTTCTTAGGGGTGACCAACACTTTCCAGTTAACTAGATTCAAGCCTCTACCATCAGCTTGACCCTTCTATAGAAAGTTTTGCATCATGAattctatcttattagttacCCCTTTAGGGAAGAGAGATACTTGCATGTGGTAAGTAGGAATTGCAGTCACTACTGAGTTGAGCAAACAAAGTCTTCTTGCCTTATTAAGCAATCTCCCTTTCCAGCTAGCTAGCCTTCTCCGAATCTTATCCAGAACATCGTTGAAAGTTGCGCGTGTCACCCTAGAGTGATTAAGATTTACCCCTAAATACTTGCTCAAGTTCTGGACGAATCTGATGGAAGACACTCCGGTGAAAATCTCTTTTCTTATCGCTAAAACATTTCTGGAGCATAGCGCTTTAGATTTCTCCACATTAACCTTCATTTCAGAGGCTCTGCAAAAATTCTCTAAAGCTACCATTACAGTTTGAACTTGTTGTTTTTCGGCTTTACAGAAAAGAAGCAAATCA
Coding sequences:
- the LOC112733016 gene encoding probable LRR receptor-like serine/threonine-protein kinase At5g63710; this translates as MFHTKFIRDPLTMLTSWLIFLSVLKLTYAVKEADIEGEALLDLLKNLNDSNNGIQDWNSYMVSPCFSWSHVTCRNGHVVSLALDSIGFSGTLSPSILKLKYLVTLELQNNKLSGPLPDYIANLTTLQYLNLAGNNFIGSVPASWAQLSTLKHLDLSSNRLTGTIPLQLFSIPVFNFSNTQLYCGSKLEQPCDSKSDRPASKKKPKLAQAVQFASCGAFALVCLGAICTYRYHQMHKQKSDVFVDVSGEDESKISFGQLKRFSWRELQVATKSFSESNVIGQGGFGKVYKGILLDNTKIAVKRLTDYHNPGGEAAFEREVHLISVAVHRNLLRLIGFCTTSTERILVYPFMENLSVAYRLRDLKADEKGLDWGARKRVAFGTAHGLEYLHEQCNPKIIHRDLKAANILLDDEFEAVLGDFGLAKLVDTRMTHVTTQVRGTMGHIAPEYLSTGKSSEKTDVFGYGITLLELVTGQRAVDLSRLEEEEDVLLIDHVKKLLKENRLEDIVDRNLESYDPKEVERILQVALLCTQCYPEDRPIMSEVVKMLQGVGLADRWADWKQVEDARTHEQFSQTTHQFPWSDESTHEQEAIQLSRAR